The genomic window TTTAGgaattttcatagcagaaatagaAGTCGTTTTAGTAAATAGCAGGCTTTAGACTTCAAATTGTAAAAAGAGCAGTCATCTAGCATTGATTGCAGTCGAAAATAGCACCGCTGCAAAAGAAACTTGAACTTGAAAGGCCttgcatgcatatttgcatTGAGTCTCTCACTTAAGTGCGCTACTTGTTTAGATGCTCCAGCAGAGAAGCACTCGAAACACTTACACAAGTCAAAgtgacaaatttaataaaatttccacTGCCTAATACTGGTGGTGCTTATAATAATCAAGAGGCTTTTAGTCTggctaataataatttttttaatccctCTCATCAtggtaagaaataaattatatatacaaatatgagGCGTAGTCTGAAAATGGAGAGGCGTCACTTGGTGCCGGCTGAACTTTTAGcataaacacaaaaatgttcgtccatggttaggttaggttaggttaggtaaccATGTTCGTCCAtacttcacttcaaaaaacGCTTCAAAATTATTATCAGTTCAACCTATAGGAGCGCGATAATGAGAAAAAGCACGATTACTTCAACAGCTTTGTATCTGTATTAGTTTAccaaaaattaagtacaaaataaacatttacaaTTGCAACACCTGCCAGTCGAAATTTGACCGTCAGACCTCAAGCATGGCAACGAGTGCGGCGAGCAGCTGTGAAAAGCTTGTGCGGATACCTCCCGAGCAGTGGACTGCACTGCGCGATGTTTACCGCCAGAATTGGCCACAAAATGCCTATAGCTACTACGCTTTGGAAAATTATATCAACTGGTCACGCAAAGACCCAGAATTGTGTGAAAGGGAATTTCGTATATGGAGTATTGATGAAAAGTGGCGGGAGCATGGAATCTACATTTTGGAAGTGAGTTGAATTAAAGTACGGGAATATTGGACTATCGTTTAGAGCttagaatttttaaatgaaatcacTTAATATTATGGAAAAAAACTACGCTTTTAGGATAAAACGTTTATCTCACACGTCGTCAGAGTAGACGCCTGCGCTCTGGAGCATATCGCGCGTTATGAGTCAGCGTTGAACCACTTGAAGTCCATTCCGTATACTGAACTTATTTTTCGTGAAAAAACATCTTCAGCTGTTAAAAAGTATATTGCACAATTAGGCTATGAACCGCCGCTAGCGCAATGCTACCCAGCAAGGCTGTATCACCTGCGCAAGGAAGATTGTCTAAAACTTGAAGTGAggtaacaacacaaaaaaaatatttttttttgtaattccctTATTTTCTTCACTCTAATTCATCACTTCAAACACTTAATTCTACTTAGAGCTCGCTCGGATTTCATTATTAAACCACTCGCGTTGACTGACGCCACAGAAGTTGATGACTTTTGGGCGTACAAAGCACCCGGCTCGCGCTACATCGTGGAacgcaatataaaatacaacgcCTCCTTAGGTGCCTATCATCCCGAAAGCGATGTACTGTGCGCTTGGGTGTTGTAGTAAGTATTAAATATAGTATACAATTCAGTGcccaaaatatttcactttcaatttttttttattattttcgttttgtaCAACAGCAGCGAATTGGGCACCATAGCCTGTTTGTATGTGAAAAGTGAGTATCGGCGACGCGGCCTGGCTGAGTTTTTAGTGAAGCAAATATGTCGCATGCTGACCGCAAAAAATTGTGATGCTACCGCTCATATCGAGGACACAAATAATGCATCGAGAAGACTCTTTACAAAGTTGGGTTTTCAATCAGTTGAGTTCAACTACTGGTTTATAAAAGCGGATTTTGTAAGCTTAAAGAAGGGCGGCGAGCATGTGGAACGTTTGACTGAACAGGCTATGAAACATGGCTGACAAGTAAGGGGAATATCATGGAAAgggtaaaataattaaaataacatCTACGTTCTTAGAAAAGCATTATTAGACAATTAAGTTTTAGTTCAAAAAGAGACAAAtgagaaatatatattaaaagcaCAAAAAGCTGCGAATTATTATGGCGGAGGaaggcataaaataaaaaacaattttccaatGTTCcataagatatttattttttataaatgacaaGTTGTgttttatcttttattatatattatatttatttttttttatactcgatttttttatttatttgaatcatTGGTGGCAAGCCTTCCTGAGTTCATTTACAACGTTACTTAACAAGAACTtaagaactaaattaaatagatAGTTAATTTGTTAACAGAGACCTTGCCATCACAAAGTCAAGATCAAGACTTCTAGGAAGCTGATTAAACTCTTCAAGCCCTCTTGTAAGTGGGGTGGAATTCAGGTAATTAGATTCGATAACTTCACTGAATGAGTGCCAAGGGCGGATGTTAGCTTTCGCTATCCACCTTGCAGGTAGCTAACTTGAGCTGACAATATAAgacattataattatttttattttttttattttttattttttttttttttaaatatatattttttttaattttctttttaatatttcgtttttttaatatattttttgttttttaaattttttttttttaatattttttttttacattatttttaaatccaATTCAAACGCTAGAAAAGCTGTGCCTACGACAATAAATATGTCTCAACACTTCGATATAGCACTCGAATACGGGGTGATCCCAAGCGAGCTGGCGTAACATTCAGACATACatgaaaatacataaatacaataaaaatcacGCACACTAAGTACCAgaaaatcactgttcaaaagaacaaaaataaatcaaaattagtGAAGAAAAACTATTTGTGATGCTCCATAAAACAAAcagccataaaaaaattttccggaAAAAGTAACACTGAgaagaaaaatcgaaaaatgttgTATGTATTTCAATAAACAAGTCTCCTACTTTTTGTTTTGCGAATTAGGAGGCTTAAAATGCCTAATACAGATATTTAAATAACTATTTGCAATTTAGTCTAAGCATCAAAGTTTAACTGtttgaaataatttcaaaaaaatttctcggTTAGGAAATCAGTGGTAAACTGCCGTATATCTTATTATTAATGAGCACAGCGACGCTTTGATCGATTTGACAGGGCCTgtattatacatacaaatacacatacatacacaagtttcactatttttattcaaaatacgggaGTTAATATTGAAtctttgaatataactcgaaaaattgATGATATCTCAAACACTAGCGaataaaatctgaaaaacatcctcttgaaaaaaaaaatttccgaaaaattttacaaaaaaagatttccaaaaaaaaatttccaaaaaaaattttccaaataaaaatttccaaaaaaaaattttccaaaaagatttttttttttaattatattttcgatacaatactactggcatcggacaaaagcttaactatcgctactaaaaaactgcagcgatacacaaacgcagttaaggaatggtccgataattggtgcctaaaaataaatgaagacaaaaccgtacaggttttatttactaccaaaacaaaatttactacagttccaattaaaataaatggcaaagcaattacaattaaaccaactactaaataccttggaatacatttggattcgaaactaaattggaatcaccacataaagcaaaagatcaaacaaataaaagaaaaactttgacaacttcattggttagtcagcacaaaatccagacttactatacagaacaagctattattgtacaaagccacgattaaaccaatctggctaaatggactacaggtgtgggaaacggctaaaaagtctcatatagtaaaaattcaacgacaacaatcgaagattcttcgaattttgatcATGTCTgacaggacttttaatatagcaacagtagacgaagagaccaaaaaatagcaagaagccactttgaaaaaatacagggacacaataatgcagaaatcaacaaacttctggaaagggggaaaaacactgaaagacgcttaaagagaactcgaccaagcgacttaatgaatgctagaaaataataaatgtgcaaaGGGGTTAAATTGCTGTTATATTGTTGTacaattgtaattatgtagagtaaaacttgtattgaatattatttaattatatataatttcgtttatttctatttttatcgctttgacactggtcattaagcgatgtatgtaaatcctggccaaattgttaaGCAACGTACCTatgtcaatggacagatgtataaaataaaggggaataaaacaaaaaaaaattatattttctcctaaacaactaaaacaaaatgttaaaaaaattatttatatttcacttcaaaaaaaattttttttttcaaaatatttcctttCAAGGGCACACACAGGTTTCActagttttattcaaaatacgggaCTTGatattgaatatttgaatataactcgaaaagttgataatatctcaaaaaaatagccaaTTTTCGAATTCTTtcttaattctttttaattatgtttattccaaaaattttttttagaaaatttttcccaaaaaaaaaatgtttaattatgttttggaaaattgtttcacttcaaaaaattttcagcattgaataaatctcaaaactattttttttttcaagtctaaacataatagaaaaaaatgtttccatatttttttaattctttttaattatgtttattccaaaaatttgtttttcaaaaatttgtttttcaaaaatttgtttttggaatttttttttttttttggaaaatatttttttaattatgttttatcCTAAAAAGTTCATCCAATtgcttaaatgttaaaaaaatgaaatctatttcacttcaaaaaattttccgcttgaataaatctcaaaattactaagttttttttttaattttgttagttTACTTCTTAGTATACTTTTTAAGCAACACtt from Anastrepha ludens isolate Willacy chromosome 5, idAnaLude1.1, whole genome shotgun sequence includes these protein-coding regions:
- the LOC128865290 gene encoding uncharacterized protein LOC128865290 isoform X2, which produces MSKFDRQTSSMATSAASSCEKLVRIPPEQWTALRDVYRQNWPQNAYSYYALENYINWSRKDPELCEREFRIWSIDEKWREHGIYILEDKTFISHVVRVDACALEHIARYESALNHLKSIPYTELIFREKTSSAVKKYIAQLGYEPPLAQCYPARLYHLRKEDCLKLEVRARSDFIIKPLALTDATEVDDFWAYKAPGSRYIVERNIKYNASLGAYHPESDVLCAWVLYSELGTIACLYVKSEYRRRGLAEFLVKQICRMLTAKNCDATAHIEDTNNASRRLFTKLGFQSVEFNYWFIKADFVSLKKGGEHVERLTEQAMKHG
- the LOC128865290 gene encoding uncharacterized protein LOC128865290 isoform X1; protein product: MLCICISLPKIKYKINIYNCNTCQSKFDRQTSSMATSAASSCEKLVRIPPEQWTALRDVYRQNWPQNAYSYYALENYINWSRKDPELCEREFRIWSIDEKWREHGIYILEDKTFISHVVRVDACALEHIARYESALNHLKSIPYTELIFREKTSSAVKKYIAQLGYEPPLAQCYPARLYHLRKEDCLKLEVRARSDFIIKPLALTDATEVDDFWAYKAPGSRYIVERNIKYNASLGAYHPESDVLCAWVLYSELGTIACLYVKSEYRRRGLAEFLVKQICRMLTAKNCDATAHIEDTNNASRRLFTKLGFQSVEFNYWFIKADFVSLKKGGEHVERLTEQAMKHG
- the LOC128865290 gene encoding uncharacterized protein LOC128865290 isoform X3, whose amino-acid sequence is MATSAASSCEKLVRIPPEQWTALRDVYRQNWPQNAYSYYALENYINWSRKDPELCEREFRIWSIDEKWREHGIYILEDKTFISHVVRVDACALEHIARYESALNHLKSIPYTELIFREKTSSAVKKYIAQLGYEPPLAQCYPARLYHLRKEDCLKLEVRARSDFIIKPLALTDATEVDDFWAYKAPGSRYIVERNIKYNASLGAYHPESDVLCAWVLYSELGTIACLYVKSEYRRRGLAEFLVKQICRMLTAKNCDATAHIEDTNNASRRLFTKLGFQSVEFNYWFIKADFVSLKKGGEHVERLTEQAMKHG